Proteins encoded by one window of Rutidosis leptorrhynchoides isolate AG116_Rl617_1_P2 chromosome 7, CSIRO_AGI_Rlap_v1, whole genome shotgun sequence:
- the LOC139858858 gene encoding cytochrome P450 CYP72A219-like — protein MELSPSLIAICGVGMIVVILTWRFLDWVWFTPKKMEKCLREQGLKGTTYKLLYGDMKEMAKMITAAYAKPINLTDDIVPRVLSFVHNMVNTHGKNCFTWMGPKPILHITDPTMIKEMLGNYVEFQKMRGGNPILGLLAKGLADVEGDQWVKHRKIINSAFLVEKLKHMVPAFYESCNEMISKWEEAFKTESSCEIDVWPHLQTMTSDVISRTAFGSSYTEGRKIFELQTEQAELIIATARSTYVPGSQFLPTKNNKRIKAIYKEVKGLISSIIDKRVIEMKKTRSSKDDLLGILLESNYKEIKQRGNNKFGLSIDDIIEECKLFYFAGQETTANLLVWTMVLLGQHVEWQDRARVEVLNVFADRKPDIEGLNRLKIINSIFLEVLRLYPPVVAMSRMVHKETKLGNVMLPAGTLIQLHTMLSHHDPVVWGADVKEFNPERFSQGTSKVTKGQTVYFPFGGGPRVCIGQNFSMLEAKMMLAMILMRFSFELSPSYSHAPYTIITLQPQFGAHLILHKR, from the exons ATGGAGCTAAGTCCAAGCTTGATTGCAATATGTGGTGTAGGGATGATTGTGGTGATACTTACATGGAGGTTTTTGGATTGGGTTTGGTTTACACCAAAGAAGATGGAGAAATGTCTAAGAGAACAAGGACTTAAAGGAACCACTTACAAGTTGTTATATGGCGATATGAAGGAGATGGCGAAGATGATAACAGCTGCATATGCCAAACCCATTAATTTGACTGATGATATCGTACCACGAGTTTTGTCATTCGTTCATAACATGGTTAACACTCAtg GTAAGAATTGCTTTACTTGGATGGGTCCAAAACCAATACTACACATAACTGATCCAACAATGATAAAGGAGATGTTAGGAAATTATGTTGAATTTCAGAAGATGAGAGGAGGAAACCCGATATTGGGCTTGCTAGCAAAAGGGCTTGCGGATGTCGAAGGTGATCAATGGGTGAAACATCGAAAAATCATCAATTCTGCTTTTCTTGTTGAGAAGCTTAAG CATATGGTACCTGCTTTTTATGAAAGTTGCAATGAGATGATCAGCAAATGGGAAGAAGCGTTTAAAACCGAAAGCTCATGTGAAATTGATGTGTGGCCTCATCTCCAAACCATGACAAGTGACGTGATTTCGCGCACAGCGTTTGGCAGCAGCTATACTGAAGGAAGAAAGATATTTGAACTTCAAACAGAACAAGCTGAGCTAATAATAGCAACAGCTCGATCTACCTACGTTCCAGGATCACA GTTTCTACCAACAAAAAACAACAAGAGGATAAAAGCAATTTACAAAGAAGTAAAGGGTTTGATAAGTAGCATTATCGACAAACGAGTGATCGAAATGAAAAAAACAAGAAGTAGCAAGGACGACCTCCTTGGCATACTATTAGAATCTAATTATAAGGAGATTAAACAACGAGGGAACAACAAATTTGGACTTAGTATAGATGATATCATAGAAGAATGCAAGCTATTCTATTTTGCAGGCCAAGAGACTACTGCGAATTTGCTTGTTTGGACTATGGTTTTGTTAGGTCAACACGTAGAATGGCAAGATCGTGCAAGAGTTGAAGTTTTAAATGTCTTTGCGGATAGGAAACCAGACATTGAGGGGTTGAATCGGCTAAAAATA ATTAATAGTATCTTCCTCGAGGTTCTTAGGTTATACCCTCCTGTGGTAGCAATGTCACGAATGGTTCATAAAGAAACGAAATTAGGAAACGTAATGTTGCCTGCGGGAACACTCATCCAGTTGCACACAATGCTTTCACATCATGATCCTGTTGTATGGGGTGCGGATGTAAAAGAGTTTAATCCAGAGAGGTTCTCACAAGGTACATCTAAGGTAACCAAGGGGCAAACCGTGTATTTCCCCTTTGGTGGGGGTCCACGTGTATGCATCGGACAAAATTTTTCTATGTTGGAAGCTAAAATGATGCTTGCTATGATTCTTATGCGCTTCTCATTTGAGCTCTCCCCATCATATTCACACGCTCCATATACTATCATCACTCTTCAACCTCAATTTGGCGCACACTTAATCTTGCATAAGCGCTAG